A segment of the Streptomyces diastaticus subsp. diastaticus genome:
CGGACCCGGCCCCCTCGCCCGGCGATCAGCCCGGCTCGGCCCGCGCCACCCACCCGCTCGACAGGCGGCACCGGCAGGAGTGACGTACCCGGGCAACGTGCCCTCGGCCACTCCGCCGCTTCTCCTCCCTTCCTCCCGGCCACTCGGCCGCTCCGGCCCGGTCCCCGACCGGGCCCGCCGAGCCGTGCGCCCGGCCTCCTCCCCTCGCGCAACACGTTCGTCCATCGACCCACGCACGCGTAAGGAAGACCATGACCGTCGAAGACTCCACGACCTTCACCCTGACCGCGGAGGAGCTCAGTCTCCTGCCCTCCGACGAGGACGTCGCGTTCTACGCCGAGCACGGCTGGTACCTGTCGAAGAAGCTCTTCACCGACGAGGAGGTCGAGCAGCTGGAGGCCGCCAGCGAGCGCTTCTACGCAGGCCACCGCGACCGCAAGCTGCCGGCCCGCCCGCCCAAGCTGGCGTACTGGGAGCCGGAGAAGGGCGACGTCCAGCGGCACAACGACTACATCCACTACGAGGACGACACCATCGGCCGCATCCTGCGCAAGCCGCTGCTGGGTGCCGTGGCGGCGCGGCTGGCCCGCGCCGAGCAGATACGGGTGTTCCAGTCGACCCTCATCTACAAGCCGCCGGTGGCCGAGGAGCAGTCGAACATCGTGCCCTGGCACTTCGACCGGCACTACTGGTCGACCTCCACCTCCGAGGAGATGCTGACCGCGTTCATCCCCTTCCACGACTGCGGCGAGGAGATGGGCACGATCACGATGGTCGACGGCAGCCACCTGTGGAAGGAGATGGCGGAGGCCGACAGCACCTCCCTGCACTTCGCCGAGCGCGACCGCTCCGAGCTGGACCAGATGCTCGACGACAACGCCGCGTACAACGGGGCGGAGGTCCGCAAGATCCCGGTCCACATCCCCAAGGGCCACGTCAACTTCCACCACTGCCGCACGTACCACGGCAGCGGTGCCAACGTGAGCGACCGCCCGCGCCGTGCCATCTCGTTCCACCTCCAGGACGGCGCGAACCGCTACCGCGACTTCTTCCGCTCGGACGGCACCCAGGTCGCCTACAACCATGACCTGCTGGTCCGTCGCACCCCCGAGGGCACCCCGGACTACTCCGACCCCGAGTTCCTCCCCCTGCTGTGGAGCGAACACTGATGGACAGTGCCGCCGTGGTCGGAACCGGCCTGATCGGTACATCGATCGCCCTGGCCCTTCGGGGCCGGGGCGTGGCCACCTACCTGATCGACACGGACCAGGAGGCGGCCCGCGTCGCCGCCGGCCTCGGGGCCGGCATCGCGGGCCCCCCGCGCGGACCGGTCGACCTGGCCGTCCTCGCGGTGCCCCCGCAGCAGGTCGCAGCGGCCCTCAAGGAACACCAACTGGGCGACCTGGCTGACGACTTCACGGACGCGGCCAGCGTCAAGGAACCACCCCAGCGGGAGGCGGCTCGGCTCGGCTGCGACCTGACCCGTTTCGTCGGCGGGCATCCGATGGGCGGCCGGGAGCAGTCCGGGCCGCTGGCCGCGCGGGACGACCTGTTCCACGGGCGGCCGTGGGTCCTCACACCGTCCGCGCGGACCCGGCCGCAGACCCATGAACGCGCCAGGCGACTGGCCGAGTTGTGCGGCGCACGGCCTGTCGTGATGACCCACGCGGAGCACGACCGGGCGGTCGCCCTCATCTCGCACGCCCCACACCTGGTCTCGACGCTGCTGGCAGCGCGGCTGCTGCACGGCGCACGGTCCCAGTTGGGGCTCGCCGGGCAGGGACTCCAGGACGTGACGCGGCTGGCCGGCGGCAGCGCCGAGCTGTGGACCGACATCCTCGGTTCGAACGCCGTGGCCGTCGCCGACGTCCTCGCCGACTTCGCCCACGAAGTCGACGACGTGGTCGAGGTCCTGCGGGAGCTGGGCACCGCCCGCGAGCCGGAACAGCGACGTACGCACCTGGAAGCGCTGTCGACGGTCCTGGTCCGCGGCGTCCAGGGCCGGGCCCGGATCCCCGCCTGCGGGGGCACGGGCGCACCGAGTACGAGTACGGCCTACGCGGCCGCGCCGGGAGGAGCCTGAATGGTGACGCCGACCGCTCCCCCGACACCGGCCCCCCTCTCCCTCGCCGAGCTGCACACCTCGCTCAGCGACCCGGTCCTGGACGCGATGAACTTCCTCAACGAGGTCGTCGCGCGCTTCCCGGACGCCATCTCCTTCGCGCCCGGCCGTCCCACCGAGGGCACCTTCGAGCCGGAGGACCTCGCCCGCCATCTCCAGTCGTACACCACCTACTTGGAGCAGGAGCTGGGCTGGTCGCGCGACCAGACCCGGACCCTGCTGTTCCAGTACGGCCGTACCAACGGCATCATCCACGAGCTGATCGCAAGGACCGTCGCCAACGACGAGGGGATCGAGGTCCCGCCCGAAGCGGTGGTGGTGACGACCGGCTGCCAGGAGGCGATGCTCCTCACTCTGCGGGCGCTCTTCGCCCGTCCCGAGGACACCCTGCTGGTCAGCTCGCCGTGTTACGTGGGCATCACCGGCGTGGCCCGGCTCCTGGGCATCCAGGTCCGCCCCGTGCCCGAGGGCCCCGACGGGCCCGACCCGCTGGCCGTCCAGGCGGCCGCCCGCGCCGCGAAGCAGGCCGGGCAGCGCCCCCGGGCCTTCTACGTGGTCCCGGACTTCGCCAACCCCTCCGGCGCGAGCATGAGCCGGGCGGCGCGGGAGCTTCTGCTGGCAGTGGCCGAGGAGGAGGAGCTGCTCGTCCTGGAGGACGACCCGTACGGCTTCTTCGTCCGGACCGGCGAGGCCCGGCCCACGCTCAAGGCGCTCGACCGCGGCCGGCGCGTCGTGCACCTGGGCTCCTTCGCCAAGACGGCGCTGCCCGGGGCCCGGGTCGGCTACGTCCTCGCCGACCAGGAGGTGGTCGGGCCCGAGGGCGGGCGGACGCTTCTCGCGGACGAGTTGTCGAAGATCAAGAGCATGACCACCGTCAACACCTCGGCCGTCAGCCAGGCCGTCATCGGCGGCCTGCTGGTCGAGAGCGGCTGCCGGCTCCGCGAGGCCAACTCGGCCGCCGTCGCGCACTACCGCACCACCATGGACACCCTGCTCGACGCGTTGGAGCGGCACTTCCCCGCGGAGCGCCAAGCCGAGCTGGGCGTCTCCTGGAACCGTCCGGACGGCGGCTTCTTCCTCGTCGTCGACGTCCCCTTCGCCGCCGACCACAAGGCCCTGGAGCTCTCCGCACGCGCCTTCGGCGTGCTGTGGACGCCGATGCGCGACTTCCACCTCGACGGCGGCGGCACCCGTCAGTTGCGGCTCTCGTGCAGCTCCCAGAGCCCGGAGGCGATCACCGAGGGCATCGCCCGGCTGGCCGCCTTCATCACCGCGCAGATCACCGGCACGGCCGCCTGACACCGACGGCCCGCCACCCCCTGACGTACGGAGAACGGAGACGATGTGGTGATGGCGCTGCACACGTACGAGGCAGCGGCCGAGGAGCGCTTGCCTGGCCCGGTGTGGGACTTCTTCGCCGGCGGCAGCGGCACCGAGTCGATGCTGACGGCCGGACGGGAGGCACTGGACCGCGTCCAGCTGCGGCCGCGCTGCATGGTCGACGTCTCCCGCTGCGACCCGGGCACCGACCTGCTGGGCGCGCGGCTGGCGGCGCCGTTGGCCGTCGCCCCCATGGCCTACCACCAACTGGCGCACCCGGAGGGCGAAGTGGCCTCGGCGCGCGGCGCGGGCGAGGCGGGCGCACTGCTCACCGTGAGCATGTTCGCGAGCCGGGCCCTGGAGGACATCGCGGCCGCGGCGAGCGGGCCACTCTGGCTCCAGCTGTACTGGCTCAGGCGCCGCGAGGTGATGCGCGACCTGATCCGGCGGGCCGAGGCCGCCGGTTTCCGGGCGCTGGTCCTGACGGTCGACGCCCCCCGGGTGGCGTACCGGCCCCGGGACGCGGCCAACGGGTTCGCCGTCCCGCCCGGCGTCCGCGCGGTCAACCTCTCCACGGAGGTCATGGCCGCCTCGCACGGCAGCAGATCGGGGGAGTCAGCCCTGGCCCGGCACTCGCGGGAGCAGTTCGACGCCTCCATCACCTGGGAGGACCTGGCCTGGCTGCGGGAGGTGACCTCGCTGCCGGTGGTACTGAAGGGCGTCCTCACCGGCGAGGACGCGGAGTTGGCGGTCAAGCACGGAGTCTCGGGACTGATCGTCTCCAACCACGGCGGCCGCCAGCTCGACTTCGCCCGCAGCGCCCCGGAGTGCCTCACCGAGGTGGTGGACGCCGTCGGCGGGAGCTGCCCGGTCATCCTCGACGGAGCGATCCGGCACGGCGCCGACCTGGCCAAGGCGCTCTGCATGGGGGCGGACGCGGTCATGCTGGGACGCCCGGCCCTGTGGGGCCTCGCGCACTCCGGCGACGCAGGGGTCGCCGGAGTGCTGCGGCTGCTCATCGACCAGTTCGAGGAGGTGATGGCCTTGATGGGAGCACCGACCGTCGCCGACTTCGGGCGGTCCGGCATCGCGTATCCCGTCTGCGGCCGTCTCCCGTCCTGAACACCGCGGGTCCGGCCGGCCCCAGCGCCGGCCGGACCGCGTCCGTCTCCCGTACGCGGCTACTCCGCGGCGGCCCGCTCCCCGACCGGGCGCCTGCGCCGGTCGAGGTGGGTGAGCGACGGCGGCTGCCACACGCCGTCGGGCTGGTAGAGATCGGTGCCGGGGGCCACGATCGCGTCGATCCGGTCGAGCACCTCGTCCTCCAGCACCAGGTCGGCGCCGTCGAGCAGCGAGGTGAGCTGGTCCATGGTGCGCGGGCCGATGATCACCGAGGTGACGGCCGGGTGCACCAGTGGAAACGCGACGGCCAGCTCCGGCAGACCACACCCCATTTCCTCGGCGAGGGCGATGAGCTGCTCGGCGACCGCGAGCTTGGCGGCGTTTCCCGGCACGGCCGGGTCGAACCGCTTCGGCGTGCGCTTGGCCCGCCCGGTGGTGAGGTCGACCGGCCGGCCCTCACGGTACTTGCCGGAGAGGAAGCCCGAGGCCAGCGGCGACCAGGTCAGCACGCCCATCCCCAGCCGCCGAGCGGTCGGCAGCACCGACCGCTCGATGCCGCGCGCCAGGATCGAGTACGGCGGCTGCTCCGTCCGCATCCGCATCAGCCCGCGCCGCTCCGCCACATGATGCGCCTCGACGAGGTCCTCGGCGGGGAAGGTGGACGAGCCGAATGCCCGGATCTTCCCCTCCCGCACGAGGTCGCTCAGGACGGACAGCGTCTCCTCGACATCCGTCGTGTGGTCGGGCCGGTGCACCTGGTAGAGGTCGATCCACTCCGTGTCCAGCCGCCGCAGACTGTCCTCGACGGCCCGCACGATCCACCGGCGCGAGTTCCCGCTCCGGTTGCGCCCCTCCCCCATCGGGAAGTGCACCTTCGTCGCGAGCACGACATCGTCCCGCCGCCCCTTGAGCGCCTTCCCGACGATCTCCTCGCACTCCCCGGTCGCGTACATGTCGGCGGTGTCCATGAAGTTGATCCCCGCGTCCAACGCCGCGTTGACCACCCGCGAGCAGTCCTCGTGATCAGGATTCCCGGCCCCCCCGAACATCATCGTGCCGAGACAGTGCGTACTGACCTCAATGCCGGTCTTACCGAGAACGCGATAACGCATACGGGCACTCCGTCGCAGAGGATGGGGGGGCGTGGATCGACCCGGTCAGTCTAGGACTTGGAGCGGGTGGGGGTGGGGATCTTCGCGGCGTCCAGCGCCTGACGCACGGTGGCGCCCCAGCCGCGGTCATCGCCCACCCGGTCCGCCAGCGGGGCGAGCCCCCGGTCGAAGGAGGCCACGGCGTCAGGCCGCGGCAGCGCCCCCATGGCGAACCGGCACTGGTCCCGCCGAAACGGTGCCCGGCCCTCGCGCCACGGCCGCTCTCTCGACGGAACCGGGGACAACCCGGGCGCGTGTCTGATGGAGTGACGTGTTGAAGGCACCGTGTGTGCGTGCCCCAGTTCCGGACTGATCTCTCAGGGGGAAGAGCGAGGATGCTGTCAGAGGCGATGACCGCGCTGGCTACGGCTGGAGGCACTGCGGTGGTGCAGGCCGCGGGCACAGACGCATGGACAGGGGTACGCCAGCAGGTGGCCCGCTGGTTCGGCCGGGGGAATCCGCAGCGCGAGCACGCCGAGCTGGAGCGCCTCGAACAGACCGCGGGCGAGCTGGAGGCGGCTCGGCCGACCGAGGTGGAACGGGTCCGGATCCGCCAGGAGTCGGCGTGGCAGGGCCGGATCGAGGCCCTGCTGGAAAGTCTGGAGGACGGCGAACGGGCCCGGATCGCGGATGAGCTGCGCACCCTGCTGGTCCAGCAAACCTCCCACAGCAGTGTGTCGGCCGGCCAGAGTGGGCTGGCCGTCGGCGGACCCGTGGACGTCCGGGCCGACCACGGGTCCGCCGCCGCTGTGACCATGGGGAATGTGACACTGGGAAACCCTTCCCAGCCGGGTCCGCACCAGGACTGAGCGCACCCGGTTCCGCCTCGGCCGCGCCGACTCACCACATCGGTGGCATCTTCGCCGACCACGGCAGCATCGCCGTCGGCTACGCCGAGCAAGTCCACCACCACGCTGCGCCCCGCGCCCCGGCCTCCTGGCCGCACCAGGTCGGCGTGCTCCCGCCCCGCGCTCTGTCATTCCAGCACCGGGCCGAGGTCGATCAGTTGCGGACAGCGGTCGACGGCGGGGGTACCGCGGTGCTCAGCCAGGTACTCACCGGCACCGGCGGGGTGGGCAAGACGCAGCTGGCCGCCGACTACGCCCGCACCGCATGGGACAGCGGCAGTGTGGATGTGCTGGTGTGGATCAGCGCCAGTAGTCGGTCGGCGATCACAAACGGGTACGCGCAGGCCGGTGTCGAGGTGCTGGGAGCTGACCCCACGGACACCGAGAAGGCTACGCGGGAGTTCCTGGCCTGGCTGGAACCCAAGACCGGAACGAAACCATGCCGGTGGTTGGTGGTGCTTGACGACCTTGCCGACCCCGCCGACCTGCGCGGCTTGTGGCCGCCGGCCAGTCCGCGCGGCCGCACTCTCGTCACCACCCGCCGCCGCGACGCCGCACTGACCGGAGCGGGCCGACGCCTGGTGCACGTGGGCCTGTTCATGCCCTGGGAAGCCGCCGCCTACCTCACCGAGGTGCTCGCCGCCCACGACCACACCGAACCCGCCGAGCAGATCAACGCTCTCGCCGCCGACCTGGGACACCTGCCCCTGGCCCTCGCCCAGGCTGCCGCCTACCTCGTTGACGCCGAGCTGGCCTGCGCCGACTACCGCGAGCTGTTCGCCGATCGGATGAGGAAGCTGGCCGACTTGCTGCCCGAGTCCAGCTCGCTGCCCGACGACCAGGCCGTCACCGTGGCCGCCACCTGGTCACTGTCCATCGAACGCGCCGACCAACTCCGCCCCGCGGGCCTGGCCCGCCCCATGATCCAGTTGGCCGCCATGCTCGACCCCAACGGCATCCCCGCTACGGTCCTCACCAGTCAGCCCGCCCTTGCACACGTCACCGAGCGTCGCACCTCCAACGGTACGGACAGCACCCATCAGGCAGCGCCGGTCTCGGCCGAGGACGCTGTACGCGCGTTACGGGCCCTGCATCGACTCAGCCTCATCGACCACAGTCCACCAACACCGCACCAAGCCGTCCGCGTCCACCAGCTCATCCAGCGCGCCACCCGCGACGCCCTCACACCCGACCAGCACGACCGGGTCGCCCTTACCGCCGCCGACGCCCTGAGCGCCGCCTGGCCCGACGTCGAACGAGACACCGGCCTCGCCCGCACCCTGCGCGCCAACGTCACCGCCCTCACCCACACCGCCGAGGACGCCCTGTACCTGCGGTCCGCCCCCCACAGAGTGCTCTTCCGCGCCGGCCGGAGCCTCGGCCAAGCCGGCCAGGTCACTGACGCCATCGCCCACTTCGATCGCCTGACCGAAGCCACCCGCCACCGCCTCGGCCCTGACCACACCCACGCCTTGGGGGCCCGCAACATGCTCGCACGGTGGCGGGGTGAGGCGGGGGACGCGGCAGGTGCCGTGGCCGCGTTCGAAGAGCTGCTGGCCGACCAGGAACGGTCACTGGGCCCCGACCACATAGACACCCTGATGACCCGCCGCGCGCTCGCCGGGTGGCGGGGTGAGGCGGGGGACGCGGCAGGTGCCGCGGCCGCGTTCGAAGAGCTGCTGGCCGACCCGGCGTGGCTGCTGGGCCCCGACTCCCCGGACACCTTGGCCGTCCGTGACGAGCTCGCCCGGTGGCGGGGTGAGGCGGGGGACGCGGCGGGTGCCGCGGCCGCGCGGAAGAACCTGCTGGCTGACCGGGTACGGGTGCTGGGCCCCGACCACCCGGACACACTGAGCACCCGCCACGAACTCGCCCGGTGGCGAGGTATGGCGGGGGACGCGGCGGGTGCCGCGGCCGCGTTCGAAGAGCTGCTGCCCGACCAGGAACGGGTAATGGGCCCCGACCACCCGGACACACTGACCGCCCGCCACGAACTCGCCCGGTGGCAAGGTATGGCGGGAGAAGCGGCGGGTGCCGCGGCCGCGCTCGAAGAGCTGCTGCCCGACCAGGAACGAGTGCTGGACCCTGACCACTTCCACACCCTGGTCACCCGCTACAACCTCGCCAACATGCGAGGTGTGGCGGGGGACGTAGCGGGTGCCGCGGCCGCGTTCGAAGAGCTGCTGCCCGACCAGGAACGGGTAATGGGCCCGGACCACCCGAACACGCTGAACGCCCGTGGATGCCTCGCCAACAGTCGGGGTATGGCGGGGGACGCGGCGGGTGCCGCGGCCGCGCTCGAAGAGCTGCTGCCCGACCAGGAACGGGTAATGGGCGCCGACCACCCGGACACACTGAACACCGAGTTCAACCTTGCCTGGTGGCGGGGGGCGGCGGGGGACACGGCGGCGCTCGAAGAGCTGCTGGCCGACCGGGCGCGGGCGCTGGGACCCGACCACCTCCACACTCTGATCGCCCACGTTGGCCTCGCCCACTGGCGGGGTGACGCGCAGGACGTGACAGGTCCCGCGGCCGCGTTGAAGGAGCTGCTTGCACCCGACCCGGCGCGGCTGTCGGGCCCCGATCTCCCGGACAACCTGAACGCCCGCAACAAGCTCGCCCGATTGCGGAGTGACGCAGCCGCGTGGAAGAAACAGCTGGTCGACCAGGTGCGGGTACTGGGCCCCGGCCATCCCCGTGCCTTGGTCGCCCGTCACGAGCTCGCCGAGTTGAGGGGGAAGGCGGGGGACGCGGCGGGTGCCGTGGCCGCGTTCCAGGAACTGCTGGCCGACCGGACGCGGGTACTGGGCCCCGACCACCCGGACACCCTGTTGACCCGCTACGAGATCGCCGGCTGGCGGGCCACGGCGGGGGACGCGGCGGGTGCTGTGGCAGCGTTCCAGGAACTGCTGGCCGCCGAGGTGCGAGTTCTGGGCCCCGACCACCCGGACACCCTGATGACCCGCTACGAGATCGCCGGCTGGCGGGGTGAAGCGGGGGACGGGGCGGGTGCCCTGGCCGCGTTCAGGGAGCTGCTGATCGACCAGATGCGGGTACTGGGTCCCGACCACCCGAAGACCCTGAGCACCCGCCGCGCGCTCACCGAGTGGCAGATGCAGCAATCGTTGATGGATCAACCGATTGATGAGCAAGATCGATAAGCGACGTCGCGCTGTTGCCGTCCTCCAGCAGCACGACCGCAGGAACAGCCATGACCTCGCCGGTCACCTCCTCGGCCGCGTCGAGGAGGCCCGGGCCATCCTGTTGCCCAGACGCCCCCGCTTGGTGGTGAACCCGCGCCGCGAGCGGTCCAGGCCCTCACCTCCCGCACCACCTCCGCCATGCGGGCGAGGAGGCTCTGCCACGCCGTCTCGTCCTGGTGTTCTACCTCTGTGCCCCTCTTTGAGGCGGGCGGCGGTTCGTTGCGGGCGCCGGCGGCGTGCTGATGGGCCCGCACGACGGTGGAGTCGACCGAGACGTCCCAATCGATCTCCCCGGCCACCTCGGCCTCGGCCTCAACCTGCTGGAGCAGGCGTTCCCGGGTTCCGCCGGCCGACCACAGGCGGTGACGTTCGCAGACCGTCTTCCACAGGCCGAGCCGTTCGGGCAGGCCACGCCACTGATCGCCGGTCCTCCGCCAACACCCGGAACCAAGCCCCTGCCAGCGATCAGAGAACAGGCTCTGGATCGGAGCCGAGAAGAGCTGACGGCTACGTGTTCTTTCGCGGTGACAGAGTGTGCCCGGGCTAGTGTGCGTACGTGAACAAGACAATCTCCGACGACTCCGGCCTGGTGTCCCTGCCCAGCGCGTGGCCATTCCCTCCCACGGTCGAACGACTGTGCGAGGCGATCACGGCTGCCGGCTACCACGTCTTCTCACGGGTCGACCACGCGGCCAACGCAGCTCACGCCGGCATCACACTGCGCCCCACCGAGCTGGTCCTGCTCGGCAGTCCCCGGGTGGGTACAGAGCTGATGCTCGATCAGCAACGTGTAGGGCTCGATCTTCCCTCCAAGGTCCTTGTCTGGCAGGACGGCCAGGACAAGGTCTGGCTGACCTATAACACCGCAGCCTGGCTAGTCCAGCGCCACGGCCTGGGCGAGGGCGGTAGTGCAGCCGCCACAGCCCTGGAAGGCACGCTGGCGCAGGTCTGCGGCCAGGCTGCATCTGAGTGACGTTCTCCCGACACGGGGAACGGGTTCCCGGAAGGTACGGGTTCTCATGTACGAAGGCCAGACGGTGCGTGCGCCGAGGATGTACCCGGTGGAGTCGCGCGAGTGTGCGGTACGGATGTACCGGGGCTCTGTGGTCACGCGGGGAGCGTGAGTGCAGCGGTGTGGTGTCGGCGTTCGTTTCGTCCGGACCGAGGTGGCCATTCGCGGAGTTCCGACGGCTGGTGGTAGATCAGCCAGACATCTCCGGTACTCAGCGGCAGGCGCCGATGCCGCCGTAGCCGCCCTCTGTCCCGGGACGCAGAACGCTCCAGCGGATCAGTAGTTCCCTGTCCGGCCGGTGTAGACGAGGACGCTGGCGTCGTACCAGCCGTACGCGTAGCTGGTCACCCCGCTGTCTCCGACCATCTTCGTGTGGCAGGTCCCCCCGTTGGTCGGAACGGTGCACTTGTAGGAGCGGCCGTCGCTGTTCCGAATGATCTTCGTGTGCGGGGCGGTGGCGTTGTTGACGTCGTAGTTGCCTTTCGACATCCGCGACCAGATCGCCTCGCACGACGGCGAGTACCGGAGCTCCACTACTCGGTACTTGCTGCCGGACGGAAGCGAGAAGCTGTCGACCGTCCGGGCATCCCCCTGGCAGTAGGCGGCGGGGTCCTTGCCGTCACAACCGGTGTGCCAGCAGCCGCCCATCGGGCCGGCGGGCACCGCCTGCGCGGTCGGTGCGAGCACCACCGTGCCCGCCGCCATGGCCAGTGCCCCCGCTGCGGCGGCGAATCTCCGTCTCATGTGTCCCCCCGTGTGAATCTCGCGGCCTGATCGCCCCGGGACGTTCCTGCTTCGGTTCCCTTGACTCCCCCGCTGTAGACCTCGGTTGCAGGCATTGGGCCGGTTCAGGGCCCATGGGTGACCGCATTTCTCCCTTGGGCCGGACCTACCCTCCGGCCTTGCCTCCTGGAGCTCGCGCACCGGTGGCGGGGGGAACCTCAGCGCAGGAGGGCGAGCGGGGCAGCCCGGACGCGCAGGTCGCCGACGGCGGCACGAGCCGGTGGCGACGGCCAGGACAGGGAACCCGGCCAAGCGGATACCGCCCGCCGGTGCACGAAGCACGAGGGTTCCGAGATTCCTGAACGCTGGCAGGCCGGACCCTGCGCGTCAGTTGACAGCCGCGGCGGTCCCGCACGCGGGTTCCGGCGAAGCTGCCGGAACCCGCTTTTCCGAGCGTTCGCGGTGCTGCCGACCCAACTGGCTAACCGGCAGGCCAATGCGGGTTCGGCGTGCCGTCATCGCTCATGTGCGCCCGTCGCCAGACAGCGAGGCCCGCTGCCGCGCCGAGTACGCGGCACCGGCCGCAGCGCGCCGTCTGGCCGCTGTGACCCAGCGCCCACCGGCCTGTTGGCCAGACTCCGGCGCCGCCTGTGTGTCTGCGAGCGGCTCCGCCTGAGGCAGATCAGCAACCGTGCAGTTCAGCGCCGTGCAGATCTTGTCGAGGTCGTCGAGGCGGACTGTGATCGGGGCACCA
Coding sequences within it:
- a CDS encoding DUF302 domain-containing protein, which codes for MNKTISDDSGLVSLPSAWPFPPTVERLCEAITAAGYHVFSRVDHAANAAHAGITLRPTELVLLGSPRVGTELMLDQQRVGLDLPSKVLVWQDGQDKVWLTYNTAAWLVQRHGLGEGGSAAATALEGTLAQVCGQAASE
- a CDS encoding aminotransferase-like domain-containing protein — protein: MVTPTAPPTPAPLSLAELHTSLSDPVLDAMNFLNEVVARFPDAISFAPGRPTEGTFEPEDLARHLQSYTTYLEQELGWSRDQTRTLLFQYGRTNGIIHELIARTVANDEGIEVPPEAVVVTTGCQEAMLLTLRALFARPEDTLLVSSPCYVGITGVARLLGIQVRPVPEGPDGPDPLAVQAAARAAKQAGQRPRAFYVVPDFANPSGASMSRAARELLLAVAEEEELLVLEDDPYGFFVRTGEARPTLKALDRGRRVVHLGSFAKTALPGARVGYVLADQEVVGPEGGRTLLADELSKIKSMTTVNTSAVSQAVIGGLLVESGCRLREANSAAVAHYRTTMDTLLDALERHFPAERQAELGVSWNRPDGGFFLVVDVPFAADHKALELSARAFGVLWTPMRDFHLDGGGTRQLRLSCSSQSPEAITEGIARLAAFITAQITGTAA
- a CDS encoding alpha-hydroxy acid oxidase, whose protein sequence is MALHTYEAAAEERLPGPVWDFFAGGSGTESMLTAGREALDRVQLRPRCMVDVSRCDPGTDLLGARLAAPLAVAPMAYHQLAHPEGEVASARGAGEAGALLTVSMFASRALEDIAAAASGPLWLQLYWLRRREVMRDLIRRAEAAGFRALVLTVDAPRVAYRPRDAANGFAVPPGVRAVNLSTEVMAASHGSRSGESALARHSREQFDASITWEDLAWLREVTSLPVVLKGVLTGEDAELAVKHGVSGLIVSNHGGRQLDFARSAPECLTEVVDAVGGSCPVILDGAIRHGADLAKALCMGADAVMLGRPALWGLAHSGDAGVAGVLRLLIDQFEEVMALMGAPTVADFGRSGIAYPVCGRLPS
- a CDS encoding phytanoyl-CoA dioxygenase family protein — encoded protein: MTVEDSTTFTLTAEELSLLPSDEDVAFYAEHGWYLSKKLFTDEEVEQLEAASERFYAGHRDRKLPARPPKLAYWEPEKGDVQRHNDYIHYEDDTIGRILRKPLLGAVAARLARAEQIRVFQSTLIYKPPVAEEQSNIVPWHFDRHYWSTSTSEEMLTAFIPFHDCGEEMGTITMVDGSHLWKEMAEADSTSLHFAERDRSELDQMLDDNAAYNGAEVRKIPVHIPKGHVNFHHCRTYHGSGANVSDRPRRAISFHLQDGANRYRDFFRSDGTQVAYNHDLLVRRTPEGTPDYSDPEFLPLLWSEH
- a CDS encoding prephenate dehydrogenase, with protein sequence MDSAAVVGTGLIGTSIALALRGRGVATYLIDTDQEAARVAAGLGAGIAGPPRGPVDLAVLAVPPQQVAAALKEHQLGDLADDFTDAASVKEPPQREAARLGCDLTRFVGGHPMGGREQSGPLAARDDLFHGRPWVLTPSARTRPQTHERARRLAELCGARPVVMTHAEHDRAVALISHAPHLVSTLLAARLLHGARSQLGLAGQGLQDVTRLAGGSAELWTDILGSNAVAVADVLADFAHEVDDVVEVLRELGTAREPEQRRTHLEALSTVLVRGVQGRARIPACGGTGAPSTSTAYAAAPGGA
- a CDS encoding aldo/keto reductase, translating into MRYRVLGKTGIEVSTHCLGTMMFGGAGNPDHEDCSRVVNAALDAGINFMDTADMYATGECEEIVGKALKGRRDDVVLATKVHFPMGEGRNRSGNSRRWIVRAVEDSLRRLDTEWIDLYQVHRPDHTTDVEETLSVLSDLVREGKIRAFGSSTFPAEDLVEAHHVAERRGLMRMRTEQPPYSILARGIERSVLPTARRLGMGVLTWSPLASGFLSGKYREGRPVDLTTGRAKRTPKRFDPAVPGNAAKLAVAEQLIALAEEMGCGLPELAVAFPLVHPAVTSVIIGPRTMDQLTSLLDGADLVLEDEVLDRIDAIVAPGTDLYQPDGVWQPPSLTHLDRRRRPVGERAAAE
- the fxsT gene encoding FxSxx-COOH system tetratricopeptide repeat protein, with amino-acid sequence MSAPGSASAAPTHHIGGIFADHGSIAVGYAEQVHHHAAPRAPASWPHQVGVLPPRALSFQHRAEVDQLRTAVDGGGTAVLSQVLTGTGGVGKTQLAADYARTAWDSGSVDVLVWISASSRSAITNGYAQAGVEVLGADPTDTEKATREFLAWLEPKTGTKPCRWLVVLDDLADPADLRGLWPPASPRGRTLVTTRRRDAALTGAGRRLVHVGLFMPWEAAAYLTEVLAAHDHTEPAEQINALAADLGHLPLALAQAAAYLVDAELACADYRELFADRMRKLADLLPESSSLPDDQAVTVAATWSLSIERADQLRPAGLARPMIQLAAMLDPNGIPATVLTSQPALAHVTERRTSNGTDSTHQAAPVSAEDAVRALRALHRLSLIDHSPPTPHQAVRVHQLIQRATRDALTPDQHDRVALTAADALSAAWPDVERDTGLARTLRANVTALTHTAEDALYLRSAPHRVLFRAGRSLGQAGQVTDAIAHFDRLTEATRHRLGPDHTHALGARNMLARWRGEAGDAAGAVAAFEELLADQERSLGPDHIDTLMTRRALAGWRGEAGDAAGAAAAFEELLADPAWLLGPDSPDTLAVRDELARWRGEAGDAAGAAAARKNLLADRVRVLGPDHPDTLSTRHELARWRGMAGDAAGAAAAFEELLPDQERVMGPDHPDTLTARHELARWQGMAGEAAGAAAALEELLPDQERVLDPDHFHTLVTRYNLANMRGVAGDVAGAAAAFEELLPDQERVMGPDHPNTLNARGCLANSRGMAGDAAGAAAALEELLPDQERVMGADHPDTLNTEFNLAWWRGAAGDTAALEELLADRARALGPDHLHTLIAHVGLAHWRGDAQDVTGPAAALKELLAPDPARLSGPDLPDNLNARNKLARLRSDAAAWKKQLVDQVRVLGPGHPRALVARHELAELRGKAGDAAGAVAAFQELLADRTRVLGPDHPDTLLTRYEIAGWRATAGDAAGAVAAFQELLAAEVRVLGPDHPDTLMTRYEIAGWRGEAGDGAGALAAFRELLIDQMRVLGPDHPKTLSTRRALTEWQMQQSLMDQPIDEQDR
- a CDS encoding DUF2690 domain-containing protein, producing MRRRFAAAAGALAMAAGTVVLAPTAQAVPAGPMGGCWHTGCDGKDPAAYCQGDARTVDSFSLPSGSKYRVVELRYSPSCEAIWSRMSKGNYDVNNATAPHTKIIRNSDGRSYKCTVPTNGGTCHTKMVGDSGVTSYAYGWYDASVLVYTGRTGNY